One genomic window of Punica granatum isolate Tunisia-2019 chromosome 1, ASM765513v2, whole genome shotgun sequence includes the following:
- the LOC116211600 gene encoding nudix hydrolase 16, mitochondrial, translated as MCDLVARTGRHQQRYEAGCRLVAGCIPYRYRSVDCGDSTDEKIIEVLMINSTSGPGLLFPKGGWENDETVDEAAIREAIEEAGVKGDIKGLLGHYDFKSKTHQDEFCPEGLCKAAMFALLVKEELKSWPEQSIRERSWLTIPEAIESCRHPWMREALVDGFLKWHSENMGEENASPDQS; from the exons ATGTGCGATTTGGTGGCCCGCACGGGTCGGCATCAGCAGCGTTACGAGGCCGGTTGTCGCCTTGTCGCCGG GTGTATCCCGTACAGGTATAGATCTGTTGACTGCGGCGATTCTACTGATGAAAAGATTATTGAGGTGCTCATGATCAATTCAACTAGTGGTCCAGGCCTTCTGTTTCCAAAG GGAGGTTGGGAGAATGATGAAACTGTTGATGAGGCGGCAATTAGGGAGGCAATTGAGGAAGCTGGGGTGAAAGGAGATATAAAG GGTCTTTTAGGGCATTATGACTTCAAGAGTAAGACTCACCAAGATGAGTTTTGTCCTGAAGGTTTATGTAAAGCCGCAATGTTTGCACTGTTAGTGAAGGAGGAGCTCAAGTCATGGCCGGAGCAGAGCATCCGAGAACGGAGCTGGCTGACCATCCCAGAAGCCATTGAGAGCTGCCGCCACCCATGGATGAGGGAAGCCCTCGTTGATGGCTTCTTGAAGTGGCACTCAGAAAACATGGGCGAGGAAAATGCATCCCCTGATCAATCTTGA
- the LOC116211579 gene encoding E3 ubiquitin-protein ligase KEG: MKVPCCSVCQTRYNEEERVPLLLQCGHGFCRECLSRMFAASVDNTLACPRCRHVSVVGNSVQALRKNYPVLALINSNSSANFDVDFTDDDDADEDDEGDEDLRPRRGSQASSSGCGPVMELGAHPEMKLVRKIGEGRRSGVEVWAGVIGGGGGRCKHRVAVKKVTIGEDSSMDIDWMHNQLELLRRSSMWCRNVCTFHGAVRNDDGSLSVVMDRCYGSVQSEMQRNEGRLTLEQILRYGADIARGVAELHAAGIVCMNLKPSNLLLDENGHAVVSDYGLASILKKPACRKARKECDSTRIHSCMDCTMLSPQYAAPEAWEPVKKALKFWDDAIGISVESDAWSFGCTLVEMCTGSAPWSGLSAEEIYRAVVKAGRLPPQYASVVGVGIPRDLWQMIGDCLQFKAARRPSFSTMLATFMRHLQEIPRSPPASPENVYNCSDVIKCPGSAAIDAHASVQEVVHDTPKLLHRLVLEGNEGGVRNLLTMAASGKINTSVASLLASQNADGQTALHLACRRGSAELVEAILEHREANVDVLDKDRDPPLVFALAAGSPECVRSLIRRNADVRSRLRDGFGPSVAHVCAYHGQPDCMRELLLAGADPNAIDDEGESVLHRAVTKKYTVCAIVILENGGCQSMSVRNSKDMTPLHLCVTTYNVALVRRWVEVATPEDIANAIDIPSPIGTALCMAAALKKDHEIEGRELVRILLGAGADPTAEDSNGQTALHAAAMANDVELIKIILAAGVDVNICNVHKAIPLHVALLRGANACVELLLSSGADCNLQDDEGDNAFHLAAESAKMIRENLEWLMIMLRHPDAAVEARNLSGKMLRDFLEALPREWISEDLMEALVNRGVHLSPTVYEVGDWVKFKRSVTNPAYGWQGANHKSVGFVQNVGDGDGMSVSFCSGEACVMASEVVKVIPLDRGQHVKLRDDVREPRFGWRGQSRDSIGTVLCVDDDGILRVGFPGASRGWKADPAEMERVEEFKIGDWVRIRPTLTTAKHGLGLVTPGSIGIVYCIRPDSSLMLEISYLNHRWHCEPEEVEHVVPFKIGDRVCVKRSVAEPRYAWGGETHHSVGKITEIESDGLLIIEIPTRSIPWKADPSDMEKVEDFKVGDWVRVKATVSSPKYGWEDITRNSIGIVHSLEEDGDMGIGFCFRSKPFCCSVTDVEKVPPFEVGQEIRMKPAVTQPRLGWSNETPATIGKIARIDMDGALNVKVAGRQSLWKVSPGDAEQLPGFEVGDWVRSKPSLGTRPSYDWNSIGKEGLAVVHSVQESGHLELACCFRKGKWNTHYTDVEKVPSFKVGQHVRFRAELAEPRWGWRGARPDSRGVVTSVHADGELRVAFYGLPGLWRADPADLEIEPVYEVGEWVRLRKNANSWKSIGPGSVGIVQGLGYEGDEWDGTTFVGFCGEQERWVGPISLLERVDRLAVGQKVRVKMSVKQPRFGWSGHSHSSIGTISSIDADGKLRIYTPAGSKVWMLDPSEVDLVEEEEFRIGDWVKVKASVSSPIHQWGEVSHSSIGVVHRMEDSDLWVAFCFMDKLWLCKTFEMEKVRAFRVGDRVKIRDGLVAPRWGWGMETHASTGQVVGVDANGKLRIKFQWREGRPWIGDPADIALDDCSS, encoded by the exons ACTACCCCGTCCTCGCGCTCATCAACTCCAACTCCTCTGCTAATTTCGATGTCGATTTcactgatgatgatgacgCGGACGAGGATGACGAGGGAGACGAGGATTTGCGGCCCAGGCGCGGGTCCCAG GCATCGAGCTCAGGTTGTGGGCCGGTAATGGAGCTAGGTGCACACCCTGAGATGAAACTTGTGAGGAAGATTGGGGAGGGAAGGAGGTCCGGTGTGGAAGTCTGGGCGGGAGTGATTGGCGGTGGAGGGGGACGGTGCAAGCACCGTGTTGCAGTGAAGAAGGTGACAATCGGGGAGGATTCTTCAATGGACATTGACTGGATGCATAACCAGCTCGAGCTTTTGCGGCGCAGTTCAATGTGGTGTAGAAATGTGTGCACTTTTCACGGGGCCGTGAGAAATGATGATGGGAGCTTGTCTGTTGTCATGGACAGGTGTTATGGGTCAGTCCAGTCAGAAATGCAGCGGAATGAGGGCAGACTTACTCTGGAGCAAATACTAAG ATATGGGGCCGACATTGCACGGGGCGTGGCTGAGCTCCATGCAGCAGGAATCGTTTGCATGAATCTAAAGCCATCCAACCTTCTGTTGGATGAAAATGGCCATGCTGTGGTTTCTGACTATGGATTGGCATCTATTTTAAAGAAACCTGCTTGCAGAAAAGCTCGAAAGGAATGCGATTCCACTAGAATCCATTCATGCATGGATTGCACGATGCTCAGTCCGCAATATGCTGCACCAGAGGCGTGGGAGCCTGTGAAGAAGGCATTGAAATTCTGGGATGATGCCATCGGAATTTCTGTAGAATCGGATGCATGGAGTTTTGGTTGCACATTGGTGGAAATGTGTACTGGTTCCGCACC TTGGTCCGGTCTCAGTGCAGAGGAAATCTACCGGGCCGTTGTCAAGGCTGGGAGGTTGCCCCCACAATATGCAAGTGTTGTTGGTGTTGGGATACCTAGAGATTTGTGGCAGATGATTGGTGACTGCCTTCAATTTAAGGCAGCGAGAAGACCTTCATTCAGTACAATGCTGGCGACTTTCATGCGACATTTGCAAGAAATACCACGCAGTCCTCCAGCAAGCCCTGAAAA TGTATATAACTGCAGTGACGTAATCAAATGTCCTGGATCAGCCGCAATTGACGCCCATGCTTCTGTTCAGGAGGTAGTTCATGATACTCCAAAGCTTCTGCATAGGCTTGTCTTAGAGGGCAATGAAGGCGGTGTTCG GAATCTGCTCACCATGGCAGCATCAGGAAAGATCAACACTTCTGTAGCTTCACTTTTAGCATCTCAGAATGCCGATGGTCAAACTGCCCTTCACTTGGCATGTAGACGTGGTAGTGCCGAATTAGTTGAGGCTATATTGGAGCACAGAGAGGCTAATGTTGATGTTTTGGATAAGGATCGCGACCCACCTCTTGTTTTTGCTCTAGCAGCTGGATCCCCAGAATGTGTCCGCTCACTCATTAGAAGAAATGCAGATGTTAGATCAAGATTGAGGGATGGATTTGGGCCGTCTGTGGCTCATGTATGTGCTTATCACGGTCAACCTGATTGCATGCGT GAATTACTATTGGCTGGAGCTGATCCCAATGCTATTGACGACGAAGGTGAATCTGTGCTGCATAGAGCTGTTACCAAGAAATATACAGTCTGCGCTATTGTCATATTGGAGAATGGAGGCTGCCAATCAATGTCTGTTAGGAATTCAAAAGATATGAC ACCATTACACTTGTGTGTGACGACATACAATGTCGCTTTGGTCAGACGTTGGGTCGAAGTTGCAACCCCTGAAGACATTGCAAATGCAATCGATATCCCAAGCCCAATTGGGACTGCTTTATGCATGGCAGCTGCCTTGAAGAAAGACCATGAAATTG AGGGAAGAGAGCTTGTGCGAATATTGCTAGGTGCTGGAGCAGATCCAACTGCTGAAGATTCTAATGGACAAACAGCTCTGCATGCAGCTGCAATGGCCAATGATGTTGAGTTGATCAAG ATCATTCTTGCTGCTGGTGTGGATGTGAATATCTGCAACGTGCACAAGGCAATACCTCTTCATGTAGCTCTGCTGCGAGGCGCAAATGCCTGTGTGGAGTTACTGCTATCGTCTGGGGCGGATTGTAATTTGCAG GATGATGAAGGCGACAATGCATTCCATCTTGCTGCGGAATCTGCAAAAATGATACGAGAAAATCTGGAGTGGTTAATGATAATGCTTAGACACCCAGATGCTGCTGTTGAAGCACGTAATCTCAG TGGCAAGATGTTGCGGGATTTCTTGGAGGCACTTCCTCGAGAGTGGATTTCTGAAGATCTGATGGAAGCTCTTGTCAATAGAGGAGTTCATCTGTCTCCTACTGT CTATGAAGTGGGAGATTGGGTGAAGTTCAAAAGAAGTGTCACGAATCCTGCTTATGGATGGCAAGGAGCAAATCACAAGAGTGTTGGCTTTGTCCAAAATGTTGGAGATGGGGATGGCATGAGCGTGTCTTTCTGCTCTGGAGAAGCTTGTGTAATGGCAAGCGAAGTTGTAAAAGTGATACCACTGGACAGAGGCCAGCATGTAAAACTTCGAGATGACGTTAGAGAGCCGAG GTTTGGATGGCGTGGTCAGTCACGTGACAGCATTGGAACTGTCCTATGTGTTGATGATGATGGGATTCTGCGTGTTGGGTTTCCTGGAGCATCCAGAGGATGGAAAGCTGATCCTGCCGAAATGGAGAGGGTTGAAGAATTCAAGATTGGGGATTGGGTTCGAATTCGCCCTACTCTCACAACAGCGAAGCATGGACTTGGTTTGGTAACTCCAGGCAGCATTGGTATAGTCTATTGTATCAGACCAGATAGTAGTCTGATGCTGGAAATAAGCTATCTTAACCATCGGTGGCATTGTGAGCCCGAGGAGGTTGAGCATGTTGTCCCGTTCAAG ATTGGTGATCGTGTTTGCGTGAAACGTTCTGTCGCGGAACCTAGATATGCTTGGGGTGGTGAGACTCATCACAGTGTTGGGAAAATTACTGAAATAGAGAGCGATGGTCTCCTGATAATCGAAATACCTACTCGCAGTATACCGTGGAAGGCTGATCCTTCTGACATGGAGAAAGTTGAGGATTTCAAG GTGGGAGACTGGGTTCGTGTGAAAGCAACTGTGTCATCACCAAAATATGGGTGGGAGGACATCACAAGGAATAGCATTGGAATAGTTCACAGCTTGGAGGAGGATGGCGACATGGGAATTGGGTTCTGCTTCCGGAGCAAGCCATTCTGTTGCTCTGTCACAGATGTTGAGAAGGTTCCACCTTTTGAAGTGGGGCAAGAGATCCGCATGAAGCCAGCTGTTACGCAACCTCGGCTTGGGTGGTCTAATGAAACTCCTGCTACCATAGGGAAAATTGCAAGGATAGACATGGATGGAGCTTTGAAT gttaagGTGGCTGGAAGGCAAAGCTTGTGGAAGGTTTCTCCTGGAGATGCTGAACAACTTCCAGGATTTGAGGTTGGTGACTGGGTACGCTCGAAGCCTAGTCTCGGGACAAGGCCAAGTTACGACTGGAACAGCATTGGGAAGGAAGGCCTAGCGGTGGTGCACAGTGTGCAAGAGTCAGGTCACCTAGAACTAGCCTGCTGCTTCCGCAAGGGGAAGTGGAACACTCACTACACGGACGTTGAGAAGGTACCGAGTTTCAAAGTGGGGCAGCATGTCCGCTTCCGAGCTGAACTTGCTGAGCCCAGATGGGGCTGGAGAGGGGCCCGGCCTGATTCACGAGGAGTCGTAACTAGCGTCCACGCTGATGGAGAACTGAGGGTGGCATTTTATGGTCTGCCCGGTCTATGGAGGGCTGATCCTGCAGATCTCGAGATAGAGCCAGTATATGAAGTCGGGGAGTGGGTGAGACTGAGGAAGAATGCAAACAGTTGGAAGTCCATTGGGCCGGGAAGTGTTGGAATCGTACAAGGGTTGGGGTACGAGGGAGACGAATGGGATGGGACCACATTTGTAGGGTTCTGCGGGGAGCAGGAGAGGTGGGTGGGGCCCATTTCGCTTCTGGAGAGGGTGGATAGGCTAGCGGTTGGGCAGAAGGTGAGAGTGAAGATGTCAGTGAAGCAACCGAGGTTTGGGTGGTCAGGGCACAGTCACTCGAGCATCGGGACTATCTCATCCATCGATGCCGATGGTAAGCTGAGAATATATACTCCAGCAGGCTCGAAAGTTTGGATGCTGGACCCATCAGAAGTAGATCTCGTGGAAGAAGAGGAGTTTCGAATCGGAGACTGGGTAAAGGTTAAGGCATCAGTATCAAGCCCTATCCACCAGTGGGGAGAGGTGAGCCACTCGAGCATCGGAGTCGTGCACCGGATGGAAGACTCTGACCTCTGGGTGGCCTTCTGCTTCATGGACAAGCTTTGGCTTTGCAAGACATTCGAGATGGAGAAGGTAAGGGCCTTCAGGGTGGGAGATCGGGTTAAGATCAGGGACGGGCTAGTGGCCCCACGGTGGGGCTGGGGAATGGAGACCCACGCCAGCACAGGGCAGGTGGTGGGAGTGGATGCTAACGGGAAGCTGAGGATTAAGTTCCAGTGGAGGGAAGGCAGGCCGTGGATTGGAGATCCTGCCGATATTGCTCTCGATGATTGCTCATCCTAG
- the LOC116211589 gene encoding uncharacterized protein LOC116211589: MAGWWRAASSGLRMAVLNPASRAAQPQASLYHTIQAIPRECTGSGVSSRDRVQGRIPTVVFSQSLLDKNPSARSPSRKYLLTIEKKQIQAILKSVQLPFVCSTTFPLQIRAGSGSSTVLESGTVLPIKIHRDKETGKILNLVFVWADEGSHVKVDVPVVFKGEDVCPGLRKGGHLKKIRNSLKYSCLAEHVPSKIEVDVSNLDIDERVSMHDVKVHPSMKLLSKNETMPICKIVAAQFEDRESVQS; encoded by the exons ATGGCTGGATGGTGGCGCGCCGCCTCGAGCGGCTTGAGGATGGCGGTCCTGAACCCAGCTTCCCGGGCCGCTCAACCTCAAGCCTCTCTCTACCACACGATTCAGGCCATTCCTAGGGAGTGCACCGGGAGCGGAGTCTCGTCCCGGGACAGGGTGCAGGGCAGAATTCCCACCGTCGTGTTCTCCCAGAGCTTGCTCGATAAAAACCCAAGCGCCCGGTCTCCGTCCCGGAAGTACCTGCTGACCATTGAGAAGAAGCAGATTCAGGCGATCCTGAAGTCCGTGCAGCTTCCCTTCGTATGTTCCACCACCTTCCCGCTCCAAATCCGCGCTGGATCAGGATCCTCCACAGTACTTGAGTCCGGCACCGTCCTTCCTATCAAG ATCCATAGGGATAAGGAGACGGGGAAGATTCTGAACTTAGTATTTGTTTGGGCCGACGAGGGCTCGCACGTGAAGGTCGATGTGCCGGTCGTCTTCAAAGGAGAGGATGTCTGCCCCGGTCTTAGGAAAG GAGGCCATctcaagaaaataagaaacagCCTCAAGTACAGTTGCCTGGCAGAGCATGTTCCTTCAAAGATCGAGGTCGATGTAAGCAATTTAGATATTGATGAGAGGGTATCGATGCATGACGTCAAGGTTCACCCATCAATGAAGCTTCTAAGCAAGAATGAGACCATGCCCATCTGTAAGATCGTGGCAGCCCAATTCGAAGACAGAGAATCCGTCCAATCATAG